A region from the Silene latifolia isolate original U9 population chromosome 7, ASM4854445v1, whole genome shotgun sequence genome encodes:
- the LOC141590605 gene encoding putative cysteine-rich repeat secretory protein 6, whose product MALCCKIISFIIIISTLNNLAISLLDREFGSFSICMEDLLTKGNSSYQNYYMSVSSLLSNLARESSQPPIPAFFSTTTGSSRDKAYGSYMCWGNITPQLCQQCVHYVTKENLNIGFISTDCYAYGTYMFSNICLIRYSNQSVNEYKKGGSVFPGGIIGGKVADYTLYNKTLSTTVEGLIREAGYGNWTRTNFATRVVPVSGSRDKIHVLVQCTPVISAKNCSQCLQEVYDSVPKSFRSPGEFKHRFHPIGGEVINGNCILKFSNQTLIGGA is encoded by the coding sequence atggcATTGTGTTGCAAAATAATCAGCTTCATAATTATAATCTCAACATTGAACAACCTTGCAATTAGTTTACTTGATCGAGAATTCGGCAGTTTTTCAATATGCATGGAAGACTTATTAACCAAAGGTAACTCATCGTACCAAAATTACTACATGAGTGTCTCGTCTCTTCTTTCCAATCTTGCTCGCGAATCGTCCCAACCACCAATACCCGCCTTTTTCAGCACCACGACTGGTTCATCCCGAGACAAGGCGTACGGGTCTTATATGTGTTGGGGAAATATTACTCCTCAACTCTGTCAACAATGTGTACATTACGTTACCAAAGAGAATTTAAACATAGGTTTCATCTCAACCGATTGCTACGCATATGGCACTtatatgttttcaaatatttgtCTCATTCGATATTCAAATCAGTCCGTAAATGAGTATAAGAAGGGAGGTTCTGTATTTCCTGGCGGGATAATAGGCGGAAAAGTGGCCGATTATACGCTCTATAATAAGACGTTATCGACTACTGTTGAAGGTCTGATCAGAGAAGCTGGATATGGGAATTGGACTAGGACTAATTTCGCGACAAGAGTAGTCCCGGTGAGTGGATCTCGAGACAAAATTCATGTCCTTGTTCAATGTACTCCGGTTATATCAGCCAAGAATTGTAGTCAATGTTTGCAGGAAGTGTATGATTCTGTGCCTAAATCTTTTAGGAGTCCCGGTGAATTTAAACATAGGTTTCATCCAATTGGTGGTGAAGTTATTAATGGTAATTGTATACTTAAGTTTAGTAATCAAACTCTAATTGGTGGTGCTTGA